A single candidate division WOR-3 bacterium DNA region contains:
- a CDS encoding DUF3795 domain-containing protein: MFSKKELIAYCGLYCGDCAGYSGEIAEAAKKLKDTTQRYKFRQTAKNLFSKELKDYDTFCEMMDFMTQLKCPKTCRQIKPNEVKCEISKCCRDNGFFACHECSTFERCDKLGKMAGLHGDSCIKNLRSIKKMGIEAWSREGKRFWFADD; encoded by the coding sequence ATGTTTAGTAAAAAAGAACTGATTGCATACTGCGGACTATACTGCGGTGATTGCGCAGGATATTCTGGCGAGATAGCGGAAGCTGCGAAGAAACTGAAAGACACAACGCAACGGTACAAATTCCGACAAACGGCAAAAAACCTCTTCTCCAAGGAATTGAAGGATTATGATACATTTTGTGAGATGATGGATTTCATGACGCAACTCAAGTGTCCCAAAACGTGCAGGCAAATAAAACCGAATGAAGTGAAATGTGAAATATCGAAATGCTGCCGGGATAACGGATTCTTTGCGTGTCACGAATGTAGTACTTTTGAGAGGTGTGACAAGCTGGGGAAAATGGCCGGTCTGCACGGTGATTCCTGTATAAAAAACCTAAGATCAATAAAGAAAATGGGTATTGAAGCATGGAGCCGCGAGGGCAAACGCTTCTGGTTTGCGGACGATTAA
- a CDS encoding MTH1187 family thiamine-binding protein, whose translation MSLMAIVSMTPLGKGESVSQHVAEVVDVIDRSGIPYVITPMGTIIESETWDDLMEVLKKGFESIVEDCPRVSISIKIDYRKGKSGRIRSKIDSLESKLHRRLPTTE comes from the coding sequence ATGAGTCTCATGGCAATAGTATCAATGACCCCTCTTGGCAAAGGTGAGAGCGTCAGTCAACACGTGGCCGAGGTCGTTGATGTAATAGACAGGTCGGGGATTCCGTATGTCATCACGCCCATGGGCACGATAATCGAAAGCGAGACGTGGGATGACCTAATGGAGGTTCTGAAGAAAGGCTTTGAATCTATCGTAGAAGACTGCCCCAGGGTTTCGATCTCTATTAAGATCGACTACCGGAAGGGAAAATCGGGCCGTATTAGATCTAAGATCGACTCTCTCGAAAGCAAATTGCACAGACGTCTCCCGACAACAGAGTGA